Part of the Arvicanthis niloticus isolate mArvNil1 chromosome 3, mArvNil1.pat.X, whole genome shotgun sequence genome is shown below.
ctgctttatGGTCAATGCCATACTGCAGTTTCCTACACTTGTGTATCTAGAGTGGTTCTGTGGTGGGAAGGACCAGGCTCAGGGTTGTGCACATGCTAGCCATGCTGAACTCTTCCAAAGTGGCCATACTACTTGGTTTGCTATGTTCTAGTTACATGTTCTGCCCAACATGGGGTTACACGTGTGTAAATGCTAGAAAGCAAGGATATTTGAgatcttattattttattctggATCATTAGGAAAATTGGACTTCATCTATATGTCCTGTATTacgattttttttcttggttttgtccCATGGGGCCCAGGtggccttgagtttgatcctcctgcctacaTTTCCTGTCTGCTGAGACTACATGTGTAAACCTTCACCTAACTTCTGTTGTATTTCTTAACTTTCAGGCTGCATGTCACTTGTAGATAAGACATCTTGTTTTGATAGTACAGTTTTTTGAGCAGCCCATTTTCTGTAGTCTGCTCATTGTATGTTGTGATTATGTTTTTAACCAGGTTTTAAATATTGTGATGATGATGTCCCTGTATAAGcattctttccacttctgcttggATGAGGATTTAGAGTCTATAATATTGTGCTGATTCTTTGGACAGGTACACCAGGAACGTCTCTATCAAGAATATAATTTCAgcaaggctgagaaccacttaaAACAGATGGAGAAGATATATACACAACAAATACAGAGCAAGGATGTAGAATTGACCTCTATGAAAGGGGAGGTTACCTCCAtgaagaaagttctagaagaatACAAGAAAAAGTTTAGTGATATCTCTGAAAAACTTATGGAGCGCAACCGCCAGTACCAAAAGCTCCAAGGCCTTTATGATAGCCTTAGGCTAAGAAATATCACTATTGCTAGCCAAGAAGGCTCCCTGGAACCAGCTATGATCCCACAGTCTGGAGTCTTTGGCTTCCCATCAGGTAAGAAGGAATCTAATACCCAACTCCTAGTTTTTTTACATTGTGCTGCAATGTGTTCCCCACATTTCAGAAAGCTCTGAGAGTGAAGAACCATAGTAAGCTGAGCTGTGGATGCCTTGTTTGACTCAATACAcgattgctatttttatttttaatttttggcatttatttatttatttatttttggtttttccagatagggtttctctgtgtagccctggctgtcctggaactcactctttagaccaggctggcctcaaactcagaaatccgcctgcctctgcctcccaagtgctgggattaaaggtgtgccccacaaCCGCCTTGCTCCCTGCTGTCTTGACAGATGACAGATGGAGTCAGCTATTCCTCTTCCTGAAGTCTAAGGAAGGTGTGGTAGAATTGGTCAGATGTTTATTCTGTCTGCTTGATTTTTCACATGGGCGATAGTATATACTGTGGTAGGGAAAAGTGGAGTGACATGGTCTGTCTTATCTTAGGTCTATATTTATCATAGGAGATGACTTTAAGATAATTATATTATCTATCTTGTAGGAGTtgaattttgttaatatttattcaGTGATTATGAGTTGTTTCTAAAGATCTTTTAGGAAATATTCTTATATTCTTCCTAATTTTCTCCCCTAGGGAATAATAACTCAAAGTTTTCTTTGGACCGCACACCAGCTGGAAATCAGGGTGGTGGAGATGAAGATGTTCAGTTCAGACCGTTTTTTTCGTGTTCTCCCACAGCACCGGAACCCATTAACAACTTCTTTAGTTTTGCATCTCAAAGCCATGAAGCAGAGCAGCAAGTCTGCAGCAGGGCCTTTAAAGCAAAAAGAATTTAGCAGAGTGTtcattcctgcatccctgagtTCTCTTCACATTCTGACCTTAGAAAAAGTTGGCTTGCAGTAGGGTGTGTGGCTTCCTGTTGGGTTTCTTCTCTGTTTCCTAGGGCATGGGCATTTCATGAATCTCTGTCTCTACATTTGTCATTGCTCACACAGTCACATTGTTCCACAGATCCTGTTTCAGAACAATCTGTGTTTATGCTCATGTGAGCACCAGTGTTATATTTACATGGAGCTTTGGATTCATTCTAGCATGTATATGTTAAGTGtgtgcattgatttttttttttctctgctagtATATTTCTGTAAAAATTATGGTCTTGGAAAATGATGGCCAAAAATGATGGTCTTGGAAAATGGTGGCTTGCTATTAGCATGTATTTTACAGTCatgtattttcatttgtgttACTTTGTTTTGGAGGTGTGCTTATGCCAGTAAATGAAAGTACAATTTAATGCATATGAgttgtttctatttaaaaataatttatactgataaagttattttaaaataaaactgcttATTTACCTTTTATGttgatgtgtttttgttttacatatttttatttttaattatgtgtgtccCTGGGTATGTGCACAAAAATTTGAAGACTTTTGTTTCTACTGTTCTAATCACCTAATCTAAAATACTGGGTAAAGGCCATATTTACTGAACTGCACATCAAATATAGTAATGAGGACCAGAGTGGTGGTGATGGACAGCTTTAATCTCACTCAGGAGGCcaacagaggccagcctggtctacagaacagccagggctacacagagaaaccctgtctcaaaaatctaaacaaaccaaaaaggacTGAGGAGCTTGTGTGTTAATCTTTTATGCAAATCTTATAAGGGAGAAAATTGTTTTTCTGGCCTTACTGACAGAACATCGTTAAGGCTGTGAATTGAGGTGAACCTGGAGTTTCACTGGACTGAAAGTTAGTTAGTAACTTATAGTTAGTAAGACTATAGTGCTTTCTTGGCTCAGTCAATTCCAAACAGGTTGAATATAAAGCACAAGTAGAGTGGTTCCTAGTTATAAATGACCTCAAAGCACATTAATGTGGTTACAGATTAGGTGAAAATTAAGATTTGTGAGGGTCAACTTTAAACAGAACTTCTCAAGCCATTCACATACTGCTGCTACTGACTATAAGAATGATTTAAGACAGTTTTTCTTTATTAAGTACTATTTTTAACTTATAAAGTAATTGTGCCTAATTAGTGCATTCAATTAGTGTTCCATTAGAGGGCAAACAGTATCTGGATTCCAAGTGTTTCCCCCTCCACATACACTAGTGTGAGACTGAGTTAACCTTTTTAGGCTTTGTTTTTGTAGAGATGTAGAcaggatttttgtttatttttggctgGCTTGAGCTTACTATGTAGATGGTCAGTGAGTTTCACCAAATGAGGAAAGTTGGTGACAGTCTATTTCTAgcggttgggggttggggggacaaGTAGCTGTAGGTCTTAAAGGTGGCATCAAAGGTGGCCTTGGCCAAGTTGCCCATAGGGGCTGATGGCTAGCAGTTATTAAactgggcagcagcagcagctttttAGGCACAGGATCAGGGACAATGCCATTGTCTCTGGGAGCAGGGATAAGATGCACCGACAGAGAGCCACAGTGGCCTGGCATGCATGGTACAGTGTGGGACTTGCCAATCTTGTTTTCCTAGTTGCCTTTCTGCACAGGGCAGAAAGCTTGGTTGAGATGATTGCCCCTTGATGGCAGTGCCTACCAAGACCAATTAAgtgaaaatacacattttatagctaataaaatacattttaggttgtagtataaaataaaattttctatgagattttttccaattttgttgggAAAACAGGAAATACACATCGTGaacaatttgaaatataaacGGTAGAATTGAAACAAAATCTAATTATAAACTGTCAGGAATATTATGCCTTTTCAAAAAGTTGTTCAagaatttttaatttgcattgcaggctttattttttatttctttttaatcttactgcattaatgttttgcctgcgtttatgtctgtgtgagtgtgtcagaTACCATAGAAATGGAATAGACAGCTGTGGTctctcatgtgggtgctgggaactgaacctggatcctctcgACTGCCCTGTTGTAGGCTCTTTTAAAGGTATGAAAAAGCACAGAGGAAAATtgcaggcttagatttttttcaaaacttactttaataagggttcttaaatgctttaatctcccttctaGCCTTCCACCCACCAGAGGTCATGCAAAAGAAAGGTTATTTAGGACACAGGtaagtgggcctgtttagaaatagttctttgggtgATTGCAATCTGTGTTGTCAGTATATCAGCAGCTCAGTCTACTAGCAAGCCATCACACACCAATCAGCAGATGCAGTTCAGTCCGCTCGCttggcagacaccacacatgagTTCAGTAGCCATAGTTGAATCCAGAATAAACGGAGAGGCTCTGCTGGATCTGTGCAGAGTCTGTGGAAATGACAAGAAGCCGGCAGAACATCATGAGAAGTTGTTTGGCGAGTTACTCTCTGTTAAGATCAGtgacaagcaaagatcagcaacGTGGTGCGAGGCCAACCAGCGCCAGAATGTTCTCAATGGAGACCAGCGCGGTGCAAGCTGAGCCAAAGCACAAGCCTTGTCCCACTGTCTAAATATCACAATCCTCTcacgtgtctgcttcagtgaaacatcttttcacctgtctgccccagcaaagcaTTATTATGACCCGAGTCTCCAGAAATTTCCATTCAGGAAATGATtacctttttttcttaatctctGCTGCTCAGTCTTTTTGGAAGCAGTTGGAGGTGTCTAATATCTCTTTGCAGAGATAATTTTTTagcaaatgatttttaaaagttttaaaattgtgATTGGATGTGGTGATTCgagtctgtaatctcagtatttagaaggcagaggcaggaggcgcTCCTTGAGTTCGCAGCCTAATCTACATTTAGCGTTCCAGACAATTGAGGTTACCTAGGGAGACCGTGTctcaacaattaaaataaaataaacaccagGTGTAATAATGAATGTCTATAATCCAAACACTTGGAATTGGTTGCaggaagattaggaattcaaggttatttttggctacatagcaagttccaggccagcttggtgtaTATGAGACTCTGctgcaaacaaacagaagatttaaaatttttatttttgaattagcAGTTCATGTTCAAGgtaaaaaatggaaaatgcacCGAAAAGAGTTTTCTCAGGTCACCTGCAGTTCTcaccttgtttctttcttcagagactgttTCTGGTGGAAATAATAAACATGAGAACATTATTAATGTACAATATGGTGGCATTCTAGCTCAAAACACAGTAGACTTATTAggataatacattaaaaatgctAAAAATTACACGTGCAGAAATCTTCAGTTGGTATATATTCAGACAAGTTCCCTTGTATTGCGTTCTCTTCCAAATACTACCTGACACAGATACTTTCATAGTTGGTCTTGCTTTTTAAGAGTGATATAAAAAAAGGACaagaatatacaaaacaaaaaatgaatgtaATTAATCTAAGAACATTTTGATTctggaatttgggaaggaaattatgaataaaactatGAAAATTATTCATGAAACCGAAAGTGACCACAAACTCAGCAGGTGCTTGTTATCCCAGTTGAGAGGCCGTAGTTATCCACGTTGAGGTCAATCTGATCTACgtggtgagattctgtctcaacaaaagaAGCCAAACAAACCCCAAAGCAGTTCTAGGGCATGTTTGAGACACCAAGTTTTGGATTAAGTCGGTTTGTAGCAATGTCTCTGAGGCGCAGGTGGGCCTCCGGAGCCCCAGGGGTCGCTGTGGCTTCATCGGTGGAATGGCCGAGTCTCTGTGGTTAGAAAGTTGGGGGAGGAGAAGCTGAGAGCGGCTGGAATGATGgctgatgaagaggaagaagcgAAGCACGTCTTGCAGAAATTGCAGGTGAGGCTGTGAGTTAAAATCTTTGGCTCGTTGCTCTGAAAGTAGGAAGTGCGGTGGTCAGGGCCAGGGCGGCGGAGGGCGGCGGTTCAGCGGGTGCCGAGGACTGCTCGGTGGGCGCCCGGAGGCAGTCTGCCCACCGGGGTTCCTCGGTTACAAGTAGCTTTGTACATGGTGTGGCAGGTGGCTCCCGACTGTTAACGGAGCTGGTTGTTCTCCACAGCAGCCATTTCTTTAGCATCTTTCTGCTTTGAACTTGGCAACACTCAGTAATAGACTGCAGAGCAAATGTCTTGGTTGTTGGTTTTAGGATTTACGGTGTTAATCTCTTAACCCCACCCACTCCCCAGGTGACTATtgtagaaaggcagagaggagtTTCCTGCAAGTTTGTGttgtatctttatttttgttttaatgattaagATTTTCTTTAAGCCCCAGGAACTCAATTTGTGGTCTAAGACATCCTGGAATTTAAACTAGATACACTTCTATCAATTTggtgtgtttgttgttttgagacagggtctcctggaTGACCGGCTGTAAAGGCCACACTGGCCTCGAATTCTTAAAGATCcacttatctctgcctcccaagtggtgagattaaaagcctgagccaccatgctgggTCATTTCTAACAAAATTTAAAGCATTGATcaggtttctttgtttcttgtgagagTTAAAAGAACACTCAGAACGTGGACTTTGATTAACTTTATTCCTTAGTGTGATTGGCAGAAGTCAGATttttaatcctatcagcagcgaGACTTTAGATGCACtatgtacatttgtatgtatagGAAAGAAAGTACAAAACGTTATACAGAACAGTGTTTGTCCTTGAGGATATTTGGAGTGGTCATGAATCACTTTCTAGTGTCACATTTTCTTACTTATTAACAACTCATTTGTATTGCtgtctccaccacagaaaattgtTCAGCAAAATCAAAACGACTAAAACATCGACAGAAacactttgttttaaatttgcaGCTTTGCTCATTGCGTGACAAAAAGAAACTGGCTGTGACTTTTGCTTagatctctcttttaaaaattccacAAATTGTGTTCCACAGACTGTATTgaccatttgtttctttttattacagAACAGAGTTGAACATGCTTACTTTATGTGCTCAAATCAGTCTCTGCAGGATTTGTTTTTCCTGGGAATAATATACATAAGAAAGTTAAAAAATACTTCTAAGGAAGGTGTCAGCTTATTGTTTTTATCAGGGTAGGGCTTTAATTACGCATATGAATTTGTTAATAACATAGGCACTACATTAGTTAATTTAATCATGACCCAGGCCCTGTTCTAATGCCTTAATCAACACGAAATTCTTTCCATTATGGACTTTACATTGGTGATTCCAGAAAGTAATgaatgaatttaaatatataatttataatgataGTGGAGGAAGATATTAATTAGGTTTCAATCAGCggtcctcaaccttcccaatgctgtgaccctttaatacagtgcctcatgttgtcgtgaccccaaccacaaaattattttgttgctacttcataattgtaattttgctactgttatgaattgtaatgtaaatattggaTATGCAGGATCTCTATTATGGGACCCTTGTGAAAGGGGTCACTCCTCAGAGGGGtctccacccacaggttgagaactgctgctctaggtagcggggttgttttttttttaaatcaccttgACACAAACTGGGTCATCTGGGATTGAAGCTCAATTGAGAAAGTGTCTCATTTGGCCTGAAGGCCTGTctgtggacatttttttttttttaattaatgactgatgtgtgAGGGCTcggcccactgtgggcggtaccatcTTTGGGCTATTGGTCCTGGGCTGTTTAAGAAAGCAGCctgataggggctggagagatggttaaacGGTTGAGAACcctagctgctcttctagaggacacaggttcaattcccaggacccacatggcagtactctagttccaggaggtCCAGTACCCTTACACAGACCTAGGTGCAGGAAAAACACAGGGGTTGACCATTAGCCCGTAAGCAAATCCTGTAAGCTGTGCCTCCAGGGCCCTGCCTTGCTGGGACTTCCCCTGGAGGCTGATAAGTTGGAGGCTTTCCTTTCTACCCCAGGGTGGGTTTTTTCTTTCATCATGGAAGTGAAAGCAAAGTAGGATAATAGGGTAAGCCTTGCTGAGAAGTTGACATCTCGGCTTCTATGGAAATTGATCATGAGCACATAGAAGCATTTAACACTTACTTGATTAAAAAAATGCAAGAAGATGCCAAGCAAACAACACAAACCTCTCAAAATTCTCCCAAAATACCAAGGTCACCAAGTTCAAATTGGTTGCTTTGTTGTGGAAAACAAGTCCTTCCTTACAGGTTTGTCATAGTTGCAAAGGCCCTATAGTTTTCATACGTCAGCATATGAAAAAATaatggatactttttttttttttccagagctgaggaccgaacccagggccctgAGCGCTCTCACTGAGCTAGAGCCCCAACCcctggatacttttttttttttttttttttaaacaaaacaaaacaaaaaacaggaaatgCAGTTTGATTTTGGGAgttgtggtgtttgtttgtttgtctttggtgGTACCAGGAATGAGATCCAGAGAGTCTTATGCATGTTTTATATCTGTGAGATAACAGAGCTTAAAAGTCTATTTTTCTGTAATCACCACTCCCCATCCTCCATCTTAGTTACTgttcaattgctgtgaagagacatcagtaattcataaaaaaaagaaagcatttaattgggctggcttctAGTTTCATAGGTTTtgtacattatcatcatggtgggagcatggtggcacttaggcagacatggtgctggagaagtagctgagagttctgcatccagatctgcaggcgcaggaggagagagaggtggagtctgatatgggcttttgaaacctcaaaggccactcccagtgacacatttcctctgaccaggccacacctcctaatcctttcaagtagtgccactccctggtgaccaagtattcaaatctgTGAGCCTTTGGGGGCCATCCTTATTCAGAGCACAACccctttgttgttttgagaa
Proteins encoded:
- the Ccnb1ip1 gene encoding E3 ubiquitin-protein ligase CCNB1IP1, whose product is MKNDSWSVNGFFWRFIMSLCEDMLLCNFRKCRIKLSGYAWVTACSHIFCDQHGSGEFSRSPAICPACNSTLSGKLDIVRTELSPSEEYKAMVLAGLRPEVVLDISSRALAFWTYQVHQERLYQEYNFSKAENHLKQMEKIYTQQIQSKDVELTSMKGEVTSMKKVLEEYKKKFSDISEKLMERNRQYQKLQGLYDSLRLRNITIASQEGSLEPAMIPQSGVFGFPSGNNNSKFSLDRTPAGNQGGGDEDVQFRPFFSCSPTAPEPINNFFSFASQSHEAEQQVCSRAFKAKRI